In one Fusarium keratoplasticum isolate Fu6.1 chromosome 5, whole genome shotgun sequence genomic region, the following are encoded:
- a CDS encoding DUF2183 domain-containing protein gives MLKAAFLGLVPVVLALPAAAPVAEPTVYRAVAVKAPEPTEVVVLEQRDIIDSVESYVDGLVTRVESKVSKWVNSGILDYPNGFPTGDAVKESLGISDDDDELAAQPTQVLNLPPYANWTNDGWNVRVHGNVYKIPDIDQDKIDDLANVFLIDTDVDELSPSQQAQARNVTKSIFVVQQGDVSVTMNFVNNVGVDPDESGGAINAKGGAQKIKLPYNTTREGDFDVFVKLRNTTGPNDGYLIPGNETSRIQTLNLYAEGKNNSGNATAYLVPPKGMTIVSDIDDILRVTKIYEPKEGLLNTFARPFVSWMNMPDIYANWSSSINDLHFHYLTTTPEQATRNYMSFIYNTYPLGSFDTRPLNFSDLSATLSIRRFLLDKVFQTFPDRKFILVADTTNSDVMKAYPALYKDYPGQVQCIFLRNTSATDDGNKFPYNTEGFKGIPQERYMFFRVPDDLSHLDIANGQCYNSSIKQNVTFSYQGLPFGLSDDDNAAAMGASPRIGMVLAGLAAAVLAVMV, from the exons ATGCTCAAAGCAGCATTCCTGGGCCTCGTGCCCGTCGTCCTTGCCCTTCCGGCCGCCGCGCCCGTCGCAGAACCCACCGTCTACCGAGCTGTAGCCGTCAAGGCGCCCGAACCTACCGAGGTGGTGGTTCTTGAACAACGCGACATCATCGACTCTGTCGAGAGCTACGTCGACGGCCTTGTGACCCGTGTTGAGAGTAAGGTCTCAAAATGGGTCAACTCTGGAATCCTTGACTATCCGAATGGCTTCCCTACTGGTGATGCGGTGAAGGAGTCGCTGGGTATCtcggacgatgacgatgaactGGCCGCGCAGCCAACTCAGGTCCTAAACCTCCC CCCCTATGCCAATTGGACGAACGATGGGTGGAATGTGCGAGTTCACGGCAACGTCTACAAGATCCCGGACATCGATCAGGACAAGATTGACGATCTCGCCAATGTCTTTCTCATTGACACGGATGTCGATGAGCTCTCACCGTCGCAGCAAGCGCAGGCTCGAAATGTGACCAAGTCCATCTTTGTGGTGCAGCAGGGCGATGTGAGCGTCACGATGAACTTTGTGAACAacgttggtgttgatccGGATGAGAGCGGTGGTGCCATCAACGCG AAAGGCGGTGCTCAAAAGATCAAGTTGCCATACAACACCACGCGTGAAGGCGACTTTGATGTCTTTGTCAAGCTACGAAACACCACGGGGCCAAACGACGGGTACTTGATCCCAGGCAACGAGACATCGCGAATCCAGACCTTGAATCTGTACGCGGAGGGCAAGAACAACAGTGGCAATGCCACAGCATATCTGGTTCCGCCCAAGGGCATGACCATCGTGTCAGATATCGACGATATCCTTCGTGTGACCAAGATCTACGAACCCAAGGAGGGTCTCCTCAACACCTTTGCTCGACCATTCGTCTCGTGGATGAACATGCCAGATATCTATGCCAACTggtcctcgtccatcaaCGACCTTCACTTTCACTACCTCACGACGACTCCCGAGCAGGCGACGCGCAACTACATGAGCTTCATCTACAATACGTACCCGCTCGGTTCGTTCGATACTCGCCCGCTCAACTTTTCCGACCTGTCGGCAACGCTCTCGATCCGCCggttcctcctcgacaaggtctTCCAGACGTTCCCCGACCGCAAGTTCATTCTCGTCGCCGACACGACAAATTCGGATGTCATGAAGGCGTATCCTGCGTTGTACAAGGACTACCCGGGACAGGTGCAGTGCATCTTTCTGCGCAACACCAGCGCGACCGACGACGGGAACAAGTTTCCGTATAACACGGAGGGCTTCAAGGGTATTCCTCAGGAGCGCTACATGTTCTTCCGCGTACCGGATGACCTTTCGCATCTGGACATTGCCAATGGACAATGCTACAACAGCTCCATAAAGCAGAACGTGACGTTTAGCTACCAGGGCCTACCGTTTGGActgagcgacgacgacaacgcaGCTGCGATGGGTGCTAGTCCGAGGATCGGCATGGTTCTCGCGGGattggctgctgctgttctggcggtgatggtgtAG